The Paenibacillus pabuli DNA segment AGAATATATCAGGAAAGTGGATAACCATCTTACGTTGAAAGAAGTGTACGGTGATAAGAGCGGCTGTATAAATAACGCTTTCGCCCCCGCTTCCGTCATTAATGGCAATCCGACAAAACCTGTAGATTCGTTGGACGAATCAGCACGAACGATCTCCCCATTCAGTACGTTCTTTACTTGATCCGATGACACCCGAGCAGAAGCCTGGTCACCCAGTGTTCCATAGGAATGGACCTCAGTATTATCCTCGTCGTAAATGCGGATATGATAGGAGTTGAGCTGCTTCATCCCTCCCACAAATTTGTCTGCTTCATGCAATGGAATAGTTTCATAGATACGCACGATATCCTGTCCAAAACTCAATAATTCTTCCTGGACATTCTCATTCATATTCCCCCTGAATACCAAAAAGGTAATCACGAAGGCGATGATCGTACCCGCGATGACGGAAATTAAAAAGGTTAGTACCACACGGATATACAGAGATCTGATCATTCACTAACCTCAAGCCGATAACCAAGGCCGCGCACCGTTTCAATTCGAAAATCAGTTGAAGCGACAAACCTTTCTCTCAAACGTTTAATATGTACGTCTATCGTTCGATCATCTCCAGCGTAATCAATTCCCCAAATTTGATCAATTAACTGCTCGCGCGTATATACTTGTCCTGGTGTACCAGCTAGCTTGTACAGCAATTCGAATTCTTTGAGCGGCAGCGCAAGAGATTCCGTGCCCATAGTGACTTTATAGGTTTGTTTATTCAGGATAAGATTCCCGAGCTGAATCGTTTGTGTAGAGCCAATCCGGTAACGCTTCAGCAGCGCTCTGACCCGAACCGTCAATTCCATGGGGTCGAACGGTTTCGTCAGATAATCATCTGTTCCCAGGTCAAAACCCTTAACTTTCTCCCACGTTTCACCTCTTGCAGTCAACATAAGCAAGGGAAGGTCGGGACTTGCCCTGCGCAGCTCCTTGCATAATGTCCATCCATCCATAATCGGCATCATAATATCAAGCACAACCAGATCGACAGGTGTCGAGGCATAAACTGTTAGGGCCTGCTTGCCATCTGCAGCTTCTACCGTAGTGAATCCGTCATTCTTCAGAAATAAACAGACAAGTTCGCGAATATTCGCATCATCGTCAGCAACAAGTATTGTCGGCATTTGCTTCTCCTTTTCCTTCAAAGCATTCTAGGTCGTCCTGACTATTATACTATTAATTCACTCGATTGACCCAC contains these protein-coding regions:
- a CDS encoding response regulator transcription factor, whose amino-acid sequence is MPTILVADDDANIRELVCLFLKNDGFTTVEAADGKQALTVYASTPVDLVVLDIMMPIMDGWTLCKELRRASPDLPLLMLTARGETWEKVKGFDLGTDDYLTKPFDPMELTVRVRALLKRYRIGSTQTIQLGNLILNKQTYKVTMGTESLALPLKEFELLYKLAGTPGQVYTREQLIDQIWGIDYAGDDRTIDVHIKRLRERFVASTDFRIETVRGLGYRLEVSE